From the genome of Haloarcula taiwanensis:
GTGGCACCTGTCCGCGGGCAATGCCCTCCAGAACGCCCGGGTCGTGGTTCTGACCGCGGCGCTGCTGGCGTACGCGCTGGGAAGTATGTGGCTCTCTGAGGCCGGTATCGCGGCCGCCGCCGTTGCCGGGATTGTGCTCGGGAATGCCGACATCCCCCACGAAGAGGAGATTGCCGAGTTCAAGGGCGGGATTACGCTGTTTGTCCTCTCGTTCGTGTTCATCGTGCTGGCGGCGCAGCTCTCACTCGGCGACCTGCGGACGCTCGGTGTTGGCGGGCTGATCGTCGTTATCGTCGTCGCTACGCTCGTCCGTCCGCTCGGCGTCTTTCTGTCGACGCTGGGCGGCCGGCTGACCGTTCGCGAGCGGCTGTTCGTCGGCGCGATGGGGCCGCGCGGTATCGTTCCAGCCAGTGTCGCCACGCTGTTTGCCATCGAACTACGGCCCGAAAACCCGGCTGCCGCGACGGTCCTCGTTGGGACTGTCTTCCTCGTTATTTTCGCGACCGTCATGTTTCAAGGCGGGCTGGCCCGTCACTTCGCGCAAGCACTTGACATCCTCCCCATGCAAACACTCATCGTCGGGAGCGGGCGTGTCGGTCGGGAACTGGCAGTCCGCTACGAGTCACGCGGTGAGGAGGTCGTCCTTATCGACAGCGACGAGGACACGGTCGAACGGACCCGAGCCGACGGCCACCGCGTCGTGCACGGGGACGCGACGAACGCGACCGTCCTCGAAGACGCAGGGGCGAACCGGGCGTCCGTCGTCGTCGCTGCGACTGCAGACGACGACGTGAACCTGCTCGTGGCACAGCTAGCGACGACACGGTTCGACGTCGACACCGTGGTCGCCAGAGCGAACCAGCCGGACAACGTCGAGGCCTTCGAGGACCTCGACGTCGAGACCATCTCCGCGGGCTTTGCCGTCGCCGACGCCATCGACGACGCGGTCGAACGACCGTCCCTCGCT
Proteins encoded in this window:
- a CDS encoding potassium transporter codes for the protein MSGAASLIGAVVLVVSLGVAAQLVADWLQIPSVAFLLVAGVLVGPQALDLVDPAIFGQTGLQAIVGLSVGIIVFEGAFHLTVERVREASREALGLVTVGAFVSLVGTAMAVRLVFGTTWPVAVLVGSLLIATGPTVITPVMQVVPVRDRVAAALETEGIINDVTAAILAVATFEFVIASQSSPLVVVEAFVARLAVGHVVGIAVGGGITLLLQRWHLSAGNALQNARVVVLTAALLAYALGSMWLSEAGIAAAAVAGIVLGNADIPHEEEIAEFKGGITLFVLSFVFIVLAAQLSLGDLRTLGVGGLIVVIVVATLVRPLGVFLSTLGGRLTVRERLFVGAMGPRGIVPASVATLFAIELRPENPAAATVLVGTVFLVIFATVMFQGGLARHFAQALDILPMQTLIVGSGRVGRELAVRYESRGEEVVLIDSDEDTVERTRADGHRVVHGDATNATVLEDAGANRASVVVAATADDDVNLLVAQLATTRFDVDTVVARANQPDNVEAFEDLDVETISAGFAVADAIDDAVERPSLAHWLSDSGRTGDVLEVELSNDSLVDRTVEETAERLPDGCLVAMVSRNGTDRVPDSDFRLASGDHLTLVCETNEAMQDARRLCQRG